CACCACGCATGCCCGGTGGTGAAGTCGCGCTGCAGTCGCCACCTGAAGTGCCGCGCATCATTCCCGGCAGCTTGTTGACCAAGCTGATGCCGCTGATGATGGTCGTCGCGAGTGTCGGGATGATCGCGCTGATGATCACGGTGGGCGGGCGCGATGTCACTCGCAACCCGATGTTCCTGATCTTCCCGATGATGATGGTCACCTCGGTGGCGGGCATGTTCTTGGGCGGTGGCGGCAAGCCGGGCAAGGCCGCGGCCGAACTCGACGAGGAACGCAAGGACTTTTTCAGCTATCTCGCGGGCCTGCGCGACGATGCCGAAGAAACCGGCGAAGCCCAGCGCGCCGCACTGGAGTGGAGCCATCCCGACCCCCGGACCCTGATCGACGTCGCCGGCACCCGCCGCATGTGGGAACGCCGACCAACCGACCACGACTTCTGTCACGTGCGAGTCGGCGTCGGCACACACCGGCTGGCCACACGACTGGTGGCCCCGGAGACCGGACCGCCCGAAGACCTGGAACCGGTATCGACCAATGCCCTGCGACGCTTCGTCACCGCCCACTCGGTGGTGCACGCCTTACCGACCGGGATTTCGCTTCGTGCCTTCCCGGCGGTCAGCTTCGAAGGCGACCGCCAACTCAGCCAGCAGCTGGTGCGCTCGATGGTCTTGGAGCTCTGCGCCTTTCACGGCCCCGACCACCTACAGATCGCTGTCGTGACTGCCGATCCGGACAGCCCGAGCTGGAACTGGACGAAATGGCTTCCGCAGGTGCAACACGCGTCTGCGCGGGACGGATGCGGCGCGCTGCGGATGCTCTACCCGTCGCTGGAGCTGCTGGAGAGTTCGCTGGCAGGCGACCTCTCCGAACGAGGGCGGTTCACCCGCAACGGCCAGCCGACCCAGGGTCTCAAACAGCTCGTCATCGTCATCGACGATGGCCATGTCACCGGCGATGAACGGTTGCTGACCGACGCCGGGCTGGACAGTGTCACGATTCTGGACCTCAACGGCCCTCGGGACGGGCCGATGTCACGACGCGGGCTGCAACTGGTCGTAGAAAACGACGATGTCGGCGCCCGCACGGCGGCCGGTACCGAGCGTTTCGCCACCCCGGACCGCCTCACTCTTGCCGAGGCCGAGGCCACCGCCCGGGCATTCAGCCGCTACCAGCTCGGCGGCGCGGCTCATATCGTGAGTCTCGAATCAGATTCCCGGGCAAGCGATCCCGGGCTGATGGCGCTACTGGGGATTCCGGACGCGGCGGCGATCGTTCCGGAGGAAGTGTGGCGCCAAACCACGCCACGCAGCCGTCTGCGCGTACCCGTCGGTTTCACGCCCGCCGGCAACCCGCTGGAGCTGGACATCAAAGAATCCGCCGAGGGCGGGATGGGTCCGCACGGTCTGTGCATCGGCGCGACCGGCTCGGGCAAGTCCGAATTCCTGCGCACGTTGGTGCTGGCGATGATCACTTCCCACTCACCCGAGGCACTGAACCTGGTCCTCGTCGACTTCAAGGGTGGGGCAACGTTTCTCGGTCTCGACGGCGCCCCACACATCGCGGCGATCATTACCAACCTCGAAGACGAGTTGACGATGGTCGACCGAATGCGCGATGCGTTGGCCGGCGAGATGAACCGGCGACAAGAGCTGCTGCGCTCGGCGGGCAACTTCCCCAACGTCACCGAGTACCAGCGGGCCAGGGCCAATGGTGCCGAACTCGATCCCCTGCCGGCGCTGTTTATCGTTGTCGACGAATTCTCCGAGTTACTCTCGCAGAAACCGGATTTCGCCGAACTCTTCGTCATGATCGGCCGGCTCGGGCGCTCGTTACATATCCACCTGTTGCTGGCGTCGCAGCGGTTGGAAGAGGGGAAGCTGCGGGGACTCGACTCCCATCTGTCGTACCGGATCGGCCTGAAGACGTTCTCGGCGGGCGAGTCACGCAGCGTACTTGGCGTCCCCGACGCCTATCACCTGCCCAGCGTTCCCGGTTCGGGTTTCCTGAAGTGCGACGCCGACGAGCCCATCCGGTTCAACGCGTCCTACGTCTCCGGCGAGTACGTCAGCCCCCGCCCGTCGGCACGGGGCGGGCGGAGCTCACGTCTCGGTGCGCAAGCAACCAAGCTGTTCACCGCGACCCCGGTCGACAAGGACCCAGTCCCCGTCGAGCCTGTCGACGAGCCCGACAGTGAGCCCGGGCAAGACGCGGCGACGGGTCCGACCAAGACCACCCTGCTCGACGTGGTGGTCGGCAGGCTGCGGGGCCATGGCCGGCGCGCCCACGAAGTATGGCTGCCGCCCCTGGACGCCAGCCCCGCCGTCAACCTTTTGTTGCCCCAAACAGAGTGGAGTCACCCGGGAAACCTCACCGGCGGGCTCTGGCTACCCATAGGCGTGGTGGATCGCCCCTACGACCAGCGACGTGACGCGTTGGTGATCGATCTCTCCGGCGCCCAGGGCAATGTCGCGGTGGTGGGTGGTCCGCAATCGGGCAAGTCGACGGCGATCCGCACCATGATCATGGCCGCGGCAGCCACCCACACCCCGGAGCAGTTGCAGTTCTATTGCCTCGATTTCGGAGGCGGCACGTTGGGCAGCCTGGTGAGCCTGCCGCACGTCGGCAGCGTCGCGGGGCGCATGGACGCCGACCGGATTCGCCGCACCGTAGCGGAAATCAGTGGCCTGCTACGGGAACGCGAGGTTCGATTCAGGGACCTGGGCATCGAATCGATGCGCGATTTCCGCCAGCGTAAGGCCCAACTGGCCGGTCTCCCCCCGGACGTGGCGGCTCGAGACCCGCTGAGCCAAGATAAGTTTGGCGACGTAGTACTGGTAGTCGATGGCTGGGCCACGATACGAAGCGACTTCGATATGCTTGAATCCGCCCTGCAAGCGATCGCAATCGGTGGCCTTTCGTACGGGGTCCATCTCGCGGTGACGGCCAGCCGGTGGATGGAGATCCGGCCGGCTGTCAAAGACATGCTGGGTACCCGCATCGAGTTGCGAATGGGCGACCCGGTCGACAGCGACATCGGCCGCAAATGGGCTGAACTGGTTCCGATAGGCCGACCCGGGCGCGGCATGAGCCCCGGCCGGCTGCACATTCTGATCGGGTTGCCTCGCCTGGACTCCAGCTCCAACATCGAGGATCTGCCCACTGGGGTGGCGAACTCCTGCGCGGCCGTGGGTGAAGCGTATGGTGACCGGCAGGCCCCGCCGGTGCGTATGCTCCCGCACAGCGTCGACCGCACCGAGGTCGTCGATGCCGCCAAACGCGCTGGCATGTTGGGCAAGTCGAAGGTCGCCATCGGCATCAACGAAACCGAGCTGGCCCCGGTGGTAGTCGATTTCAACGCGCAACCGCACTTCGTCGTGCTCGGGGACAGCGAATGCGGTAAGACTGGTCTGCTGCGCAACATGGCCGAGGGGTTGATGGAAAACACCTCACCGCAGGACTGCAAGATCGTCCTCGTCGACTTTCGGCGCACGCTGCTCGGCGTCGTCGACAACGATTACCTCGGCGGGTACGCGACCGCGGCACAATCCTGCACCGAGCTGATGACGGCGTTGGCCGCCTCGTTGAAAGATCGGTTGCCACCGAGCGACATCACCCAGCAGCAACTCAAAGACCGCTCGTGGTGGCAAGGCCCCGACATTCACGTGTTGATTGACGACTATGACCTGATTCCCGGTGGCTCGCTCAATCACCCGCTGGGCCCGATAGTCGAATACTTCCCCCAGGCCCGGGACATCGGGCTTCGTGTCGTCGTCGCGCGTCGCATCGGCGGTGCAGCACGTGCCATCATGGATCCGGTCATCGGGCGACTCAAGGATCTTTCGTGCAACGCGCTGGTGATGAGCGGCACCAAGGAAGAGGGTGCGCTGTTCGGATACAAGGCCCAGCAGATGCCACCCGGTCGAGGCATGCTCATCTCGCGCACATTGAAAAGCGACGTGATCCAGCTGTCCGGAATGCCCGACCTATGACCACGACACCGCAGACAGCGCCGGGCCAGCTCGTCTCCGCCGCATCCTCACAGGTGCGAGTATCGGTGCTGTGCAACAAAATCCAGGCTGACGTAGTGCTGCCGCTCGATGTGCCGATCGCTGCCCTGACTCCGGAGCTTTTAAAGCGCACGCTGGACGACGCGGCGGCCCAGTCTGGCGCCTCCGATGATCCGTTCGCCAACGAGGCCAAGCACAATGTTTGGGTGCTGACCCGTTTCGGCAGCACGACGCCGCTGTCACCGGCCGATACATTGCGGGATGCCGATGTCACCGAGGGCACGCTGTTGCGGCTCACCGCGCGGCGTGCGTTGATCCCTCCGACACTGCATGACGACGTGGTGGACGCGGCCGCGCGCTTGAACAAATCCGGCCACCCCGCATGGGATGCCGCCGCGGCGCGCTGGATGGCGTTCCTCGGTGTACATCTGGCCTCAGGGGTATGGGTCTACTTTCTGCTCAGCGACGTGCCGGCCGTGAATCGTGCTGCCACGGTGGGATTAGCGGCGGCGGTGGCGATTGTGCTCGTCGGTGCAGCTACGCTGGCCCACCGCTCCTATCAACAGTCCGATATAGCAACAGCACTGGGGTGGGCGGTCCTGCCGATCGCGGCGGCGGTCGTATGGGTGGGGCTGCATGGGCTGGATGGCTATGGGTGGACTGCGGGCTGCGTAATCATGGTGGCACTATCTGCAACGCTGCATCGCGTCATCGGCATCGGCCACTGGGGGTACCTCGCGGCGGGAGTGACTTTCGGCCTCACCGGACTCGCGCTGACGGTGTGGGCCGCGGGCGTGCGCGCCGACCTGGCGGGCGCCGGACTGGCATCGGTCGCGACCCTGGGCTGCCTCGCGGTCCGCAGGCTGGATCTCCGCCGTTCTCGTCGCGACGCGTCCGGGCGAGATTCCACGCCCGACGGCAGCGCCATACCCCCTGGCGCGGAGGGCATTTGGGCTGGTCTTCGGGCGGCGACCCTGACCCGTTCCGCGATCTACACCGGACTGGCCGTCAGCGCCGGTCTCGGGACGCTAGCCGTGCTCGAGTACGCCCCGGTGCACTGGCCTGCCTTCGTTTTCGCGTTGAGCTGCGCGGCGGCTCTGGGGCTTTACAGTCGGCATCCGGTTAATGCGGAGGAGAAAGCCGGGTTGGCGATACCGGCCATTGCGTTGGCCGTCCTGAGTTGCGCGCAGGCGCGGGGCGGTAGCCCGCCGATGCCACTGGTCGCGTGGGGGGTTCTGTTGGCAGCGACCATGGTGCTCGTCGTCATCGGCACAAGTGCTTCGGCCCGCCGACTGCGCGCGTGGCCGAACACCGTGTCCGCGTACCTGACCTACCTGATCACCGCGGCGTTGATCCCGCTGGCGACATGGGCAGTCGGTGGTTACGAACGGTTGGGCATCGGATGAGTCGTTGGGCGCGGCTGCTCACCGTCCTGCTAATTGCCGTGGTGCCGATTCTTGCGCCGGCACGGGCAGCGGCCATCGGGCCGCCGCCGATACCGCCCGGGGACCCGCTCCCCGGGGCCGTCGCACCACCGGACCCGACCGAGCAGAAAACCGCCTGCGGCGTGGGCACGCTGTCGCCGGGCACTCGGCTCGAGCTTCGCCCCAGCGCCGACGTAATGCTCAATTACACTAGTGCGTGGAGGTTTTCGCGCGGAACAGGACAGAAGGTTGCGGTCATCGATACCGGTGTGGCCCCCAACCCGCGACTACATGCGCTGGAAGCCGGCGGCGACTACGTGTCATCGTCAGACGGGTTGGTGGACTGCGACGCGCATGGAACCTTGGTTGCCGGTCTGATCGCCGCGGCACCGAGTCCCGACGACGCCTTTGCCGGCGTAGCACCCGATGCCGCCATCTTGTCGATCCGCCAGAACAGTGACTTGTACTCGGTCAAAGGAACGGGGTCTGCGCAAGGCGACCCGAATGCGGTGTCACCCGGTTACGGGAACACTCGGACGCTGGCGTTGGCCATCGTGCATGCAGTGGACATGGGTGCGACGGTCATCAATCTTTCGGAGACGGCATGCGCTCCGGTTGGCGGCGGCTTAGACGATGCCGCGGTCGGGCAAGCCGTCCGGTACGCATTCGAGCGCAACGTCGTGGTGGTCGCGGCCGCCGGTAACGTCAGCACGCAGGGCCTGTGCAGCGCACAGAACGAGGTGCGCGACCCCAACCTTCCCTTAGCGGACGCGTGGAATTCGGTGCGTACGGTTGCCAGCCCCGCATGGTTTCGCGAGTATGTTCTCGCCGTCGCCGCGGTCGCACCGAATGGACAACCCAGTGACTTCTCCTTACACGGTCCATGGGTAAGCCTGGCCGCACCCGGCGAACAATTGATTTCGTTGAGCCCCAATGGCCCTGGGCTGATGAACGCGTGGCAGGATCCGCAGCGCGGCCTGGTGCCGGTCAATGGCACAAGCTTCGCCGCTCCGTTGGTCTCGGGCCTCGTCGCCCTGGTCCGCGCCCGCTTTCCCACGATGACGGCCGGCGAAGTCATGACGCGGATCAAGCGGACCGCCCAGACACCGCAGACCGGTCCTAATGCCGCAACGGGCTACGGTGTGATCGACCCGGTGGCTGCCCTGACGGCCGACCTGCCCCCGGCCCGAGATATGCCGGATCCCCTTGCGGGCCGCCCTATTAGTGGTCCTCCCAGATTGAGTAAGAGCGACACCCGAGCGCGTGACATCTCGCTGGTGGTGGTCGCTTCCTGCGCAGCACTTGCAGCGGTCGCCCTGACGGTGGCCAAGAGCCGGAGTAGGGACCACGAGTGAGCAACGGATTCGAAGAGATGCCGGACGAGTTTGACGAGATCGAAGCAAGGGCCGCACGGCTGCTGGCTCGGGTGGCAGCCCAGCGCACGCAACAACAAAGGCCGCAACCGGAATCGGATAACGCATTCCGTGGCGGCGACGACGATTTTCTCGCACGCCCAGCTGAAGTGGAACCGGAACCGCCGCCGATGGCGGGTGCTGAAGCCCATGACGAGTACGTTGCCGAAGGTCACGACGAGTACGCTGCCGAAGGCCACGACGAGTACGCTGCCGAAGGCTACGACGAGAGCGTTGCCGAAGCCCATGACCAGGGCGGCGCCGAACCGCTAAAGCCGGCGGCGCCAAAGCGTATGGCGCCGCCGCCCTGGCAGTCGGCGGCCTCTCCGATGGACATCGAATTCGAGTCGATTCCCGACAGTCCAGCGCCGTCGATGGCGACCCGATCACCAACAAATCACGAGGACGCACTCGCCCACGATCCGCCACCGGACGCGGAGCCCTGGCCGCCACTGCCGCCGGCCCCCGGGTGGCCGCCCGGTCTGCCTCCGTTGCCCCCACCCGGGTGGCAGGCACCACCGCCACGGATGCCCGCGCCCGGGCAGGTGCGAGCACCACAAGAACAATTGGCCCGGCATGCAACAACGCGCGCGGATGGTGCTGAACCGCACCCATTCCTGCTCGCGCCCTCGCTTGACGAGGCCCAAATCATCAATCGCGATCGGAATGCGCCGACATCGGGCTGGCGTCGAGCCGTGTACACCATCACCGGTCGGCGGCTCAATCCCGGACTTTCGCGCAGCCAGCGCGAACGCGACGCACTGTTCGAGCAGATCCGTCGGCCGATCGTCGGCGATTTCCGGATCGCGGTGCTCTCCATCAAGGGCGGCGTCGGCAAAACAACCACCACATTGGGTTTGGGCTCGGCGCTGGCAACGGTACGCACCGACCGCGTCATCGCCATCGACGCCAATCCGGATCGCGGCACACTGGCCGAAAGGGTCCCCGACACGTCGACATCGTCCACCGTGCGTGATCTCTTGCGGGACCGAAACATCAGGCGCTATGCGGATGTTCGCAACCACACCCGAATGGCGCCCAGCCGGCTCGAGGTGCTTGCCAGCGAGCAGGATCCCGCGGTGGCCGAGGTGTTCGGCGAAACCGATTACCGGCGCACTGTCGACACTCTGCGGCACTACTACAACATCATCCTCACCGATTGCGGTACCGGTATCATGCACTCAGCGATGGCCGGCGTGCTGGATTTGGCCAATGTGATTGTGCTGGTGAGCTTTCCGGCTATCGACGCAGCACGCAGCGCGTCGGCGACGCTGGATTGGCTGGCCCAGCACGGCCACGGCGCATTGGTGCGCGAAGCCCACGTGGTGTTGACCAAACCCAAGCGTGGTGCGGCGGCGCTGAAGTTGGACAAAGTGGTCGAGCACTTCGAGGCAAGGTGCCGGTCGACGCACATCATCCCGTTTGAACCGCATTTAGCCGAGGGAGCCGAATTCGACTTCGGTTTGCTCAAACCCGCTACGCGGCGGGCGTATTTCGGACTGGCCGGTGCCGTGTCGGAGAGGTTTTCACGTCAAGCCTGGCCGTACGAAACTCGTTGACGGTCGCGTACGTCCATCATTTGCGTTTGCGGTGCTTCTTAGGAGCGTTGTCCCGGTGATCTGAGTCGCTCTCGGTGTTGTATTTGTTGGTCACGCGACCCCGACGTGTGCCGGTGACGTGGCTGGGAACACCGTCGCGGCTGTTTCTCGCGATAGTTGCCTCAGTGTTGAGGAATGCACCCGCCGCACGGCTCCGCCAGAACGGCCCGCGCGGCCGAGCGTCATCGAAACCTAACGCATCGGCACAGTCGCCACAGGCACGCATCGTTCCCGCTAGCAATGTCAGGTCCATTGTGCGATTGTTGGCTCGCAGCATCTCGTAGATGCGGCGCTCGGCGTGCAGATCCAAAGTGCGCCCATGCCCTTCGTTGTAGGACTCGGTAGGAACCACGAAGCGTCGTTCCCGGATCGCCTGCAGAATTTCACGACTTACTTCGTCGTCGTGATTGTTCAAGCTCGTCAGCGCATCTCGCAGTTTGCGTTGGTGACGAGTAGCGCGCGCCGCCGCGTCCTCGTCGGTGGTGCGCCGATCTTCCTCGATGGCGTTCTCGTTCCACAGATTTGATAGATCCGGTTGCTCGAGGGCGTCGCGAATTTGCCTGTTGCCCGCGTTGGTGTTCGATGACACGTAAATCGTTTGTTGCTCACGGTCAAAGTAGGCCTGGACTTCGCCCGATTCCGCGAAGTGTTCTCGCAGCGCCGTAGACATCCAGCGCAACACCTGGACTCCACGATCGTCGGCATAGGAACGCGGACCGCGCACCAGTGCGCGGTTATCTTCGTACAGATCGCCCAACTGCGACCGGGTGGCCCCCGATACCGCCTCATTTTCGACGAGGAATACCCGCTCCGGATCCCACCTGCTACCCCCGACGGACACCGCCGTCAAACGCCCGTGGCGCGTATCGTCGCCGGCCACTTGACTGTTGAGCCTGTCAAGCGCCGCGGTGAGGCCGGCGCGCTGACTCGGCCGCAGATGGTGCAGGCGGGCCTCGACGCCGTCTTGGTTACGGACCCTGGGTCCGTTCCGGCTCGCTTCGACGGCTACCTCGAACGCCACCACCGGGGCGCCGGCCTGCCGGGCTGCCGCCCTCGCCGACAAGGTGTGGTCGTTGCGCATCAGGCCGATGGCATTGGCGACCTGCGAGCGGCTCCTGCTAAACGCATCGAGAAAATCAGTTGCCCGCATCATGATGGGCAGATTGTCGGCCTGTTCATCCAGGTCCAATGCGCGTAACGACGCCACAATCGACTCGCGCCACTCGTCATAGTCGGGCATTGCCGTCAACCCACTCACGTTGCGCAGCTCCCCAGAACCCGCAGTAACGTACTGGCTCAACGCCGTCGGACCGACGCGGCCATGCTCAGCTGCGATATCCGTCAGAGTTGTATGTGGATTCCGCGCTAACCGTTCCAATGCGAAGGCCACGATTTCGGCCGTCATCGGGGATCGTGTGGGCCCCGCTGTCTCGGGCAAATTATTGGTCGCATCGTGGCCCAGTTCGCGGAAGGCGCTCCTCAAGTTTTCGCGCTGCTCCGCATATCCGGGCAGGCTGCCATAATTCGTCCGCCCGGTAGGGCTACCGTCCGCACGAATCCAGGTAAGGATTTGCCTGCTCGGAACTCCCGTCCTGGCTTCCAACGCGTGGTTGAATTGGCCGCTGTATCCCTCGGCGCGTAGCTGGACGAACGCCCGCAGAACCTTCACTAGCTGCTCGGCGGTGTATTTCTGCTGAGTCTTTGGTTCGGGTAATTCCGAGGAATATATCTTGCTTTCGTTCAGCAGTCGCTGGATCTCCTGGCGGTGTTCCGGATAGTCCGGCGCCTGAGCCAACCGCCCCGGCAGATTCAACCGAGTCCTGCCCCAGCCTTTGTCCCGCACCCACTCGGCGCCATTTGCCCCCTGTTGCGGGATGAATTCCCTCGCGATGGCTGCCGCCGACAGTTTCGGCTCGGCTATGCGCTTTTTCAACATGCTTAGGAAGGTTTCCGCCGTCATGTCGGGCTGTCTGCTCGAGGACGATGCCGGCGGGTCACCAGCCGGGTGATCCGATTTGGGTCGTTTGGCCGGAGGCGGATCAATCGCATCAGCCCGTTGTTTACCCAGAGCCCGTTTGGACTTCGTTGGTGGGGCGGGTGTTTGTGTGTGGGGGGTGGTTGTTGGATGGTGGGTGTCTGCGGGGGGTTCGGTGGTGCGTGCCACGGGCAAGCCGGGGGCGTGACGGGTCGCTGGTGTCGGATTCGCAAAAGACCGCGACGGGCTATGACCGCCGGAATGCGCGGCCACCGGCTGCACCGGTTCCAAGATCCCCGCGATGAGTTCAGCCCGATGCGCCG
This Mycobacterium simiae DNA region includes the following protein-coding sequences:
- the mycP gene encoding type VII secretion-associated serine protease mycosin codes for the protein MSRWARLLTVLLIAVVPILAPARAAAIGPPPIPPGDPLPGAVAPPDPTEQKTACGVGTLSPGTRLELRPSADVMLNYTSAWRFSRGTGQKVAVIDTGVAPNPRLHALEAGGDYVSSSDGLVDCDAHGTLVAGLIAAAPSPDDAFAGVAPDAAILSIRQNSDLYSVKGTGSAQGDPNAVSPGYGNTRTLALAIVHAVDMGATVINLSETACAPVGGGLDDAAVGQAVRYAFERNVVVVAAAGNVSTQGLCSAQNEVRDPNLPLADAWNSVRTVASPAWFREYVLAVAAVAPNGQPSDFSLHGPWVSLAAPGEQLISLSPNGPGLMNAWQDPQRGLVPVNGTSFAAPLVSGLVALVRARFPTMTAGEVMTRIKRTAQTPQTGPNAATGYGVIDPVAALTADLPPARDMPDPLAGRPISGPPRLSKSDTRARDISLVVVASCAALAAVALTVAKSRSRDHE
- the eccD gene encoding type VII secretion integral membrane protein EccD, which codes for MTTTPQTAPGQLVSAASSQVRVSVLCNKIQADVVLPLDVPIAALTPELLKRTLDDAAAQSGASDDPFANEAKHNVWVLTRFGSTTPLSPADTLRDADVTEGTLLRLTARRALIPPTLHDDVVDAAARLNKSGHPAWDAAAARWMAFLGVHLASGVWVYFLLSDVPAVNRAATVGLAAAVAIVLVGAATLAHRSYQQSDIATALGWAVLPIAAAVVWVGLHGLDGYGWTAGCVIMVALSATLHRVIGIGHWGYLAAGVTFGLTGLALTVWAAGVRADLAGAGLASVATLGCLAVRRLDLRRSRRDASGRDSTPDGSAIPPGAEGIWAGLRAATLTRSAIYTGLAVSAGLGTLAVLEYAPVHWPAFVFALSCAAALGLYSRHPVNAEEKAGLAIPAIALAVLSCAQARGGSPPMPLVAWGVLLAATMVLVVIGTSASARRLRAWPNTVSAYLTYLITAALIPLATWAVGGYERLGIG
- the eccCa gene encoding type VII secretion protein EccCa; translation: MARQGFVRRLRVAPPRMPGGEVALQSPPEVPRIIPGSLLTKLMPLMMVVASVGMIALMITVGGRDVTRNPMFLIFPMMMVTSVAGMFLGGGGKPGKAAAELDEERKDFFSYLAGLRDDAEETGEAQRAALEWSHPDPRTLIDVAGTRRMWERRPTDHDFCHVRVGVGTHRLATRLVAPETGPPEDLEPVSTNALRRFVTAHSVVHALPTGISLRAFPAVSFEGDRQLSQQLVRSMVLELCAFHGPDHLQIAVVTADPDSPSWNWTKWLPQVQHASARDGCGALRMLYPSLELLESSLAGDLSERGRFTRNGQPTQGLKQLVIVIDDGHVTGDERLLTDAGLDSVTILDLNGPRDGPMSRRGLQLVVENDDVGARTAAGTERFATPDRLTLAEAEATARAFSRYQLGGAAHIVSLESDSRASDPGLMALLGIPDAAAIVPEEVWRQTTPRSRLRVPVGFTPAGNPLELDIKESAEGGMGPHGLCIGATGSGKSEFLRTLVLAMITSHSPEALNLVLVDFKGGATFLGLDGAPHIAAIITNLEDELTMVDRMRDALAGEMNRRQELLRSAGNFPNVTEYQRARANGAELDPLPALFIVVDEFSELLSQKPDFAELFVMIGRLGRSLHIHLLLASQRLEEGKLRGLDSHLSYRIGLKTFSAGESRSVLGVPDAYHLPSVPGSGFLKCDADEPIRFNASYVSGEYVSPRPSARGGRSSRLGAQATKLFTATPVDKDPVPVEPVDEPDSEPGQDAATGPTKTTLLDVVVGRLRGHGRRAHEVWLPPLDASPAVNLLLPQTEWSHPGNLTGGLWLPIGVVDRPYDQRRDALVIDLSGAQGNVAVVGGPQSGKSTAIRTMIMAAAATHTPEQLQFYCLDFGGGTLGSLVSLPHVGSVAGRMDADRIRRTVAEISGLLREREVRFRDLGIESMRDFRQRKAQLAGLPPDVAARDPLSQDKFGDVVLVVDGWATIRSDFDMLESALQAIAIGGLSYGVHLAVTASRWMEIRPAVKDMLGTRIELRMGDPVDSDIGRKWAELVPIGRPGRGMSPGRLHILIGLPRLDSSSNIEDLPTGVANSCAAVGEAYGDRQAPPVRMLPHSVDRTEVVDAAKRAGMLGKSKVAIGINETELAPVVVDFNAQPHFVVLGDSECGKTGLLRNMAEGLMENTSPQDCKIVLVDFRRTLLGVVDNDYLGGYATAAQSCTELMTALAASLKDRLPPSDITQQQLKDRSWWQGPDIHVLIDDYDLIPGGSLNHPLGPIVEYFPQARDIGLRVVVARRIGGAARAIMDPVIGRLKDLSCNALVMSGTKEEGALFGYKAQQMPPGRGMLISRTLKSDVIQLSGMPDL